Part of the Halopseudomonas maritima genome, TGACAACCTCGCTGGCGGCGTCGAACGCACGCGTGAGCGATTGCAAGACCTTGGCCTGGAGCCCAGCGCCGCTGTCATGCGCATTACTGATCTGGATAACAAGCGCGAGCACATCGCCAGAAACCTGTGGCAAGACGAGGCACTGGAGGTGGAATATGAGCGCCTGCGACAGCAACTGCAGGAATCCATGGCAAGGCTGCCAACACTGGAAACAAACGAGGCGGCGCGCGAAAGCTACTTACTGGGTGACAGCGCAATAAAACGTCTGGTGTTCGACCTCTTGCTGCCTGAGCCACTGGTAGATACCGCTTGCCGTCGGCGTTTCAGGGAAGCCATGCTGTCCTATCAGCGGGCGGGGCAGCGGGCCTGGCAACCGATCCTCAGCCCCTTAGCTTGAAGCGATCGATCAACCGCGCAGCTGGGTCAGTGCCCGCTCCGTTACACCATCGATGTAACTGGCGTCGCCGTATATCCGTGCCATGAGAATGGCGCCTTCATAGTCAGCGACCAGCTGGCGCCCGACCTTGGCTGCATCGGTGTCAGGCAGCTGTTCACTGAAGATACGAGCCAGCGCCGCAGCCCACTCGTCCATGAACGCCCTGATCGGCTCCATCAATTCGCTGCGCGCGTAGGTGGCGTCCACCGCAACAACGCCCATCAGACAGCCAATGGTGTTGTCGCGAAACAGCTTTTGCGCTTTAGATCCCATCCGCTGCAGGCGCTCAGCGGGCGCCATGCTCTCGTCGTCGGCTATCGCAAACAGGATTTCGCGCATGCGTTCGTGCGTCCAACTCAGGACGTCGCGCAACAACGCTTCCTTGTTCGGGTAGTGGTGATAGAACGAGGCCTTGGTCAGGCCGCAGGCGGCTGACAACGAATCCATCGTTGCACCGTTGTAACCGAGGCGACGAAAGGTGTCGGCACAGCGGTTCAGCAGCTCATCGCGGGAAATCTTCAAAGGGCGCACGGTAGCAAACCTGATCAGTATTGAGGGCGCTTATCTTACGCCATAGCCCATGAATACTCAATTTGACAGTTACCAAACGTTCGTTTAATTTTATTTTCGAACATTTGGTAAGTAACCAAGCCAAAGCTCACCTGCAATACCCACACCCTATTTCAGGAGCATATTCATGAGTGAAGCAAACAGTGGTGCCGGCCGCGTAACCCGC contains:
- a CDS encoding TetR/AcrR family transcriptional regulator, translated to MRPLKISRDELLNRCADTFRRLGYNGATMDSLSAACGLTKASFYHHYPNKEALLRDVLSWTHERMREILFAIADDESMAPAERLQRMGSKAQKLFRDNTIGCLMGVVAVDATYARSELMEPIRAFMDEWAAALARIFSEQLPDTDAAKVGRQLVADYEGAILMARIYGDASYIDGVTERALTQLRG
- a CDS encoding PaaX family transcriptional regulator C-terminal domain-containing protein, which encodes MIAKRYALRARERAFALLGLRELEPGLWVRPDNLAGGVERTRERLQDLGLEPSAAVMRITDLDNKREHIARNLWQDEALEVEYERLRQQLQESMARLPTLETNEAARESYLLGDSAIKRLVFDLLLPEPLVDTACRRRFREAMLSYQRAGQRAWQPILSPLA